Below is a genomic region from Brassica oleracea var. oleracea cultivar TO1000 chromosome C9, BOL, whole genome shotgun sequence.
CAAAATAAAATTTGGTAAGTTTGTATTTATAGGAGCTTTGCGATTAATCAAGTGTGGAGGTTTGGTAAGCTTTGAGCGGCCCTGTTTGTACGAGGATAAGTTTGCTTCGATGCAACATTTTCTTTTCAAGAGTATTCACTCACTCATTATTATCTTAATACAGATCATATTAAGTATCCCAAAGTTTGAAGTATGTGTTCATGGTGATAAGTTTTCTGGGTTTAAACTTAAAAGCCAGTTGGCAGTAACTGAATTGTTCAACTGTCCATGTCTTTTATATATTATTCAAATTCTTTACATATTTTCAATATGAGATTTTCTCTCCAACATTTTTTCTCGAGATAATGGTGTGTATAACCATTAATCTCGTATAATCTATCGTACCTTTCCGAAACAATATTTTATTTTCTAACAATCTCGAAAAAAATTAAATCTACTTTGAGCCATCAATTCGTGAGATGATTGGGTCACTGTCCGGACCAGACTAATAGGTAAGGTTGTTGGGTTCACTCAGATACCAAATCATAAAAAACTAGCGTCTCAGGTGAAAAAATAATATTTACAAAATTGACAAAAGATTAGGCATAAGGCCCAAGTAGCCATGCGGTTTTTGTCCGAAACAAACCAAAATTTTTGGTTTTCGGTTCGGTTTGGTTCGGTAAGATTTTAGAAAATAATTCAATTTTTGGTTCGGTTCTGTTCTGTTAGGTTTTTTTATTTTTAAAAAATAAAAAAAAAACTGAAAATAACAGAAAAAACGAATTTAACCGAAATACTTAAGTTTAACCGAAAATATCCGAGTTTTTTTAGAAAACTATACCGAAATTAACCGAAAATAAAAAAAATCGACAACCAAACCAAACCAAAATTTAATCCGGTTAATTTCGGTATTAGTTTTCAAAATTTTGGTTAATCGAAAACGGACGGTTTGGTTCAGTTTCGAAAAAGCGAAATCACATGGGCCCAATGGCCCAACTTTTAAAACATTGCAAACTTTTTTTTTTGTGCACAAAGAGAAATACAAACAAGGCCGATGATGGTCAATGTCATTGTAATGTCAACAAACCACATGTATGCGGTATGATATAACTATCAAGGGACCCACATGATTCTATTTCTAGCTATCACTTCGCTTCGATGAGAGCACGTGTGATTCTGTACATGCGCCATTGGTTTATCGATTTTTGACTTCCCTGTTTGGTTCTTTGATTCTTTCTTTCAACCTTTCTATAATTAGCGCATAAAATGAAACACAAAACCATGGTTCGCGGCCGGAATATGCTCCCTACTCTCGAAACAGCGATCACATGTTTCCTCTTTCTCTCTCTGGTTTAGCTTTCTATGTTCTCAACACGAGCAGATTTGTCTGTTGATTTCTAAGAGAGTAAGCTTTTTGGAATTTCTTGAAGAGAGAAACAATGGGATATCTTGACGAGGCCATGTCGTGTTCCAACCCTTTTCAGGCTGCTGAAACTCCATCGAGCGGAGGAGGTCTCAGGTCAATTCGTCTCAACTCTCCGTTTAATTATATGAACGAAAAACTAGATTGAATATTTGATTAATTTGCTGTTATTTTGGTTTCACTTTATTGATTCTGATTTGCTCATTTGATTCTTCAAATGATCGTGTGTTTTGTGCGTTAACGCATGATTCAAATTTCAGCCAGAATGGAAAATTCAGTTATGGATATGCAAGCTCTGCTGGCAAGCGATCATCTATGGAAGACTTTTTCGAGACCAGGATCGACGGTGTTGATGGAGAAATCGTTGGTCTTTTTGGAGTTTTTGATGGTAACTTTTAATAACATTACTCTCAAGAAAACCTAGAATCATCAGTTTTAGCCTAGCTTATGATGAGTATTATATGTTAATTAAGTATCTCATAGCTTAGTTTTGACATTATGGAACAGAGAATTAATAATAGTATTATTATATACTGTTTTGTCAGGCCATGGTGGAGCCAGAGCAGCTGAGTATGTGAAGCGTCATCTTTTCAGTAATCTGATCACTCATCCAAAGTTTATCTCTGACACCAAATCAGCTATAAGTACTCTCACAAGAACCTCAACAAAATTGTTTTAAACACAAAATGTCTCTATTCCATGCTGCTCTCTAATTTGCATCAACCTTTTTATCCAGCTGATGCCTATAACCATACAGACTCTGAGCTTCTCAAGTCGGAAGATAGCCACAATAGAGACGCTGGTTCGACTGCTTCCACAGCTATTCTTCTTGGTGATCGTTTACTTGTTGCAAATGTTGGTGATTCACGAGCTGTTATCAGCAGAGCCGGAACTGGTAACTTGCTATATAGTAGATCATATCAAATATTATGGTGTCTCCTGTCACATGTCTTTCTCATAAATTATCTTAATATGAGTGATGCTGTGTTGTGTGCAGCCATTGCTGTGTCAAGGGACCACAAACCTGACCAAAGTGATGAGCGTGAAAGGATTGAGAATGCTGGTGGATTTGTGATGTGGGCAGGCAAGTAAATTTTAACAAGAAACTATAGGACTAAAAAACTCTGCTTCATGCTTTTTTCTCAGCACACAGTCCTAATTGATGTCTCTATGTGTGTGTTGCATTCACTAATTGAAATAGGAACTTGGAGGGTTGGAGGAGTTCTTGCAGTCTCTCGTGCATTTGGTGATCGTCTTCTAAAGCAATATGTTGTTGCTGATCCAGAGATCCGGGTACTTTCATCACTTTAATAAGAATCACGTTGCATATAATCTTCTTGGCGCCTTTTTTTGGTTATTCGGATTGTTGTTGGAAATATAGGAGGAAAAGATTGATGACTCTCTTGAGTTTCTGATCCTAGCAAGTGACGGTCTATGGGATGTTTTCTCTAATGAGGTCCGTGAAGTTATAATTGCTTATTTAACGTCTTTGTTTTTAGTTGTTATAATCTTTGATCAATATTTTGCAGGAAGCAGTTGCAATGGTTAAGGAAGTTGAAGATCCAGAGGACTCCGCCAAGAAACTTGTGGCAGAAGCAATCAAGAGAGGAAGTAAAGACAACATCACATGTGTCATCGTTCGTTTCCTGGATACAGTTTCTTCAAGCCACGTTAGCTCCTCGTCATCCAATGAAACTAAGCAAGTCCAGATCGACGCAGAGAACTAGTAGGACAGTGAATGAGCCATAGAGTGTGTAGCGAATCGAAAACTAGTCCCTGCAAGCAGCCTAACCGATGAGGTGGCAGTTAATGGTTTAGGGAATAAACCAGAGAAGTCAGTGAACCGATAACCACCGATCCCTGCAAGTAGCTCAACCATGCAGTGACCATTAAAGGTTTAGTATGAAATATTTGAAGTTTATGATTATGTGTCAGTGTATGTGTGTGTTTATATAGATACAATATCTATACATTTGCTAAATAAAATTTAACTATTATATTCAAAAAGAAAATATATCTAAGTTATTATTATTATGATCAAACAGAAATTCTTATACTCATGTATCACATTCACACATTTAAATATAATTTCAATTTAAAATTTTTATTGATGCACATGGTGCATGAAAACACTTACTATAATAATACATTTGCTAAATAAATTTAACTCTTATCTTCCAAAAAGAAAACAAATCTAAGTTATTATTATGATCAAACAGAAATTCTTATACTCATGTATCACATTCACACATTTAAATATAATTTCAATTTAAAATTTTTATTGATGCACATGGTGCATGAAAACACTTACTATAATAATACATTTGCTAAATAAATTTAACTCTTATCTTCCAAAAAGAAAACAAATCTAAGTTATTATTATGATCAAACAGAAATTCTTACACTCATATATCACATTCACACAGGTTCAAAGAGAAGAAAAAAAAAGGATTCAAAAGAAAAAAGCAATGCATGAGTCATATACATATTTAAAATATTAATTATGTAAGTTATAATTCATGCTTATTATATGATATTGACATTAAAAAATATTTGGATTCACTTTAAGTTCTATTTTAAGGCAATACTCTACGCGGTAGTTATTAACTAATAAAATCATGGTAACGTACCACAGTGCGGATAGGTAGCAAAAGTTATAAAGCTTATCCACTGTGGAAAATTCTGAGTTTCTTCTGTTTCTTTGATTAAGGAGATCTCTATGCAACTTTTCCTCAAATTATTAATTTATACATTTTGTTTTTTGAAAAAATGTTAAATTAATTCAAACAAAAAATACTGTTTACAATCAAGGTTACTTGTTTTAAGTTCAAAAGAAACTAAAACTTTGCTTTACATTAGAAAATAAGATCATGTAAAGGAGAACCAAGTTCCCATAGCATAGATCCCTGGTAAGCTGAGTTGTGGCGACATATGATGCTTGAGATACGATTTTGAACTTGTTTGTCGATGATTTTTAATTTATGAAATTACATCACATGTGAACATATAAAGTGAATTTCAGCTATTCGGATATGGACATATCTATATATATCTCTTAGAATATATTCTCACTAATTTGCATATATCTTATAAATCTAGTTTAGGAATGAAAACCTTGTATAAAGAGAATGTCTTGGACCTAAAGATTGATACAGAAAACCTTTTACGATACTCTTGTTTTCTGACATAGCATCAGAGCCAGGTTTTCTGACATGGTATCTTGTTAAAATTTACACAATTAAAATAAGTACATGAACCCAAACCTGAACTGAACCTGCAATGATTCAAACCAAATCCAAACCATATTCAAACCGAAATTTGTAAATATTTAAATCATATTTAAATTTCTAACTATAAAAAACTGATATCTGAATAGATTAACTAAATTCGAATAGATATCTGATTCTAGAAAAAAATATCAACAAATCTCTTATTACAAGCAAAGTAAATAATTTAATCAATTATTTTATTCTGCGCACAACGCGGATTACTATCTAGTTTATAAGAAAAACGGTGAAGAGATTCTAAACATAAAGCGTGCGGAAAAAAAAACTTATATGAGTATTATGATAAAGATTTTTTAACACATTTGAGCATGGTCAATACTGAATAGTATAGATTGTTTCTATTATTATATCAATCTCGCATGTGGTCAATTAGTATATTTTCTTTCCTATTATTATTGTATCAAACTATCAATATTATATGTGTTAGTAGTATATATTCTCTTTCCTATTATCATTGTTTTTATTAATTGTTTCATACCCCATTTTTCATATAAATTGGACGATACAGCCAATCATTTACTTTCATAAAAAACTATCTTAAGAAAACCAATTCTTCTCTTATTGCATAATTCCCTTCCCCACATCATGTCTACGAAGAGTGTATTTTTTCTCCTATCGGTTATATGCTTTACAAATTCTGTGAATGCTCAATTACCTTCGTTTTGGCCTAACGTGACCCAATGCCTATCAACATTGAAAAATATTCCGGGATGTTTTGAAGGGATCACTCAGTCTATATTGACTGGTAAAATTGGTACGATAACTCCTTATTGTTGTCAACTTTTTTTGGGAGCTGTACCCGACTGTTTAGAACTACTTCCTGTCAATCCTTTTCCTCCTATGTTAATGCAGAAATGCTCCCATAATATTTAAGATTATATTTTAAAATAGTTATGTAAAATTACATTTTCTACATAAGGGTTAAATCCAATAATATTCAAGAACAAAAAGAAGATCTGATAATTCTAATGTTCCTTTCTTATATTTTAGTGTCTGTAGCTTTCATATAATAATGCTTATTATTATTTGATTAAGAGAATATCCTTTTAATATCAAAAATATATATCAATGAAGTTTAAGAATATGATAAATATAATTCCAAAGACATGTCACTGAGGTTGGTTAATGAATGAATCATTTGTCTTTCTTTTCCAAAGTTGGTTAATGAATGAATCATTTGTCTTTCTTTTCCAACTTCAGTTTTCTAATAACATGACAAAAAAAAATTGACAATGATTAAAAGTAGAGAAAATAAAAGAGAAACTAGATAGATACGTTTTTTTCTAACGCTGATTTATTATGATATTACAATTATAATATAAGAAAGATTACATAGATGATTCGACAACCGATGATATTACCTGCTTCATGAGTACTTACGCATAACTGCATCACCTGAGCCACCTATGAAAATCCACGTCTGACCAGATTTAGTTGCACCATGTTGAAGATCTTTTGTAAGCATTTCTTCCGTAGTCTGCATAATTATTTAATAAATCGCTCTCTCCGGAACTTGAAACCTGGATTTCATGTAATCAGTGAAAAAAATGTATAGTCAGGGATTAGATCCCCAGACCTAGATGTAGAAACTTTTAAACTTTAACCAGTATGCTACGGTGTTTCCACGATAGATGGATCTAACACAAGTATTTTTGTCACACTCTTTGTGTAGTTGCGATATAGCTGGCGGAGATTGCCACACCCAGTAGAAGACAAACTTCAAAATCGCTCATCACACCTATTTGGTCCATAAGTTTCCGATAGCAAGTCTAATTTTTCATCTATAATACCGCAAACACATCCATTATACTTACCAAATTATACAAAATTTACTTGACTGATATGAATATATATCTCGCAAGCACAAAAAGCCAGCAACATACATTTCAAGGAAACATAAACTTCGTAGTTTGTGGGAGTAAAGGCATCTATGTTGTAATAAAAAACCTAACCACAATCAGAGCCGGACCTGAGATTACGAGACTCATCTAAAAAAATACAATTTTATTTTTAATATGAAGACATAAATTTTATATTAATTGATATAAAGATGTCTATTCATTAGGTCAATCACAAATTTTAATTTTTTTTATTACAACTAATTTTAACCGAACATCACCAAATTTCTTCAAAATTACAATAATAATATCCACTAAGCATTATTTGAGAAGTAATTTGACACATATTCTTTCTACAATTATTTTCATAAAAGAAATGTGACATGACTATTAAAATTGATGACAAGGCTTATTGCTAAATATGACATTATAAATTACATTAATTATTGATTTTTATTTTTAGTAAATCTTTTATAATATATATGATAATAACTCATACATTAGATTTAATGTTGATTTATATTTTTGGTAATTTTTTTAGAATATGACAATAACTCATACTTTTTTGTCAACAATAATAACTCATACATCATTACTAAAATAAATATATTCAAATATGAAATTATAATTTTTGAAATATTATTCAATTATATATTTTATAATTTCTACAATTTTGCTTAAAACATTATAAATTTTAATCATTAAATCATTAGTTTCCTTATATATTTAGAAATTTTAGAAATGCTGTTTAATTTTAATTTTTGATAATTATACAATTTTATATCAATTTTTTTATTAATTTTATGCAAGTTGATTTAATATATTTAACCAAAAGAAATAGATAAAAAAATCTATCTAAGATTATATATTTATATATATGCATTCTTAAATATAATTTAAAAATAATAAATTATTTTTAAATCTATTTCATGTTTAATTAAATCAAATTTACATTAAAATATTGATAAGAAAATAATAAAATTTACATTATTAATAAAATTT
It encodes:
- the LOC106316408 gene encoding probable protein phosphatase 2C 69 isoform X1, with translation MKHKTMVRGRNMLPTLETAITCFLFLSLRETMGYLDEAMSCSNPFQAAETPSSGGGLSQNGKFSYGYASSAGKRSSMEDFFETRIDGVDGEIVGLFGVFDGHGGARAAEYVKRHLFSNLITHPKFISDTKSAITDAYNHTDSELLKSEDSHNRDAGSTASTAILLGDRLLVANVGDSRAVISRAGTAIAVSRDHKPDQSDERERIENAGGFVMWAGTWRVGGVLAVSRAFGDRLLKQYVVADPEIREEKIDDSLEFLILASDGLWDVFSNEEAVAMVKEVEDPEDSAKKLVAEAIKRGSKDNITCVIVRFLDTVSSSHVSSSSSNETKQVQIDAEN
- the LOC106316408 gene encoding probable protein phosphatase 2C 69 isoform X2, translating into MGYLDEAMSCSNPFQAAETPSSGGGLSQNGKFSYGYASSAGKRSSMEDFFETRIDGVDGEIVGLFGVFDGHGGARAAEYVKRHLFSNLITHPKFISDTKSAITDAYNHTDSELLKSEDSHNRDAGSTASTAILLGDRLLVANVGDSRAVISRAGTAIAVSRDHKPDQSDERERIENAGGFVMWAGTWRVGGVLAVSRAFGDRLLKQYVVADPEIREEKIDDSLEFLILASDGLWDVFSNEEAVAMVKEVEDPEDSAKKLVAEAIKRGSKDNITCVIVRFLDTVSSSHVSSSSSNETKQVQIDAEN